A single window of Usitatibacter rugosus DNA harbors:
- a CDS encoding NAD-dependent epimerase/dehydratase family protein — MRILILGGTVFLGRALTDAAIAAGHDVSHLNRCQSSGPDPRVECLKADRTDESALRSAVAGKRWDVVVDTSGYLPGVVSMAVKALRSTAPRYAFVSTISVYSGADGFGEDASVAPPPDPVPDAMTPETYGALKAMCEAAVRDVHGDRALIVRPGLIVGPHDPTDRFTYWPHRIALGGTVLAPGRAGRRIQFIDVRDLAAWMVTLLERDIGGTFNATGPAGTLTMGNLLESCITTTRARAGLAWADEAFLAENGVAPWKEMPLWVPEKDGGFLQVPIGRALGTALRFRPLAETIADTLAWSRKRPVDHVWKAGITPERERELLAKR; from the coding sequence ATGCGCATCCTCATCCTCGGCGGCACCGTGTTCCTGGGCCGCGCCCTCACCGACGCGGCGATCGCCGCCGGCCATGACGTCTCCCACCTCAATCGCTGCCAGTCCTCGGGGCCGGATCCGCGCGTCGAGTGCCTGAAGGCCGACCGCACCGACGAGAGCGCGCTGCGCTCCGCGGTGGCCGGCAAGCGCTGGGATGTGGTGGTCGACACCTCGGGCTACCTGCCGGGCGTGGTGTCGATGGCCGTGAAGGCGCTGCGCAGCACGGCTCCGCGCTATGCCTTCGTCTCGACGATCTCGGTGTATTCGGGGGCGGACGGATTCGGCGAGGACGCGAGCGTCGCCCCGCCGCCCGATCCGGTGCCCGATGCGATGACGCCCGAGACCTACGGTGCGTTGAAGGCGATGTGCGAGGCCGCGGTGCGCGACGTGCACGGCGACCGCGCGCTGATCGTCCGGCCCGGGCTGATCGTCGGCCCTCACGATCCCACCGACCGCTTCACGTACTGGCCGCACCGCATCGCGCTGGGCGGCACCGTGCTCGCCCCGGGCCGTGCCGGCCGGCGCATCCAGTTCATCGACGTGCGCGACCTCGCGGCGTGGATGGTGACGCTGCTCGAGCGCGACATCGGCGGCACGTTCAACGCGACCGGCCCCGCGGGAACGCTCACGATGGGCAACCTGCTGGAGAGCTGCATCACGACCACGCGGGCCCGCGCCGGGCTCGCGTGGGCCGACGAGGCTTTCCTGGCGGAGAACGGCGTCGCGCCGTGGAAAGAAATGCCGCTCTGGGTGCCCGAGAAGGACGGAGGATTCCTGCAGGTGCCGATCGGACGGGCGCTGGGGACGGCGCTTCGCTTTCGTCCGCTCGCCGAGACCATCGCCGACACGCTCGCGTGGTCCCGCAAACGGCCGGTCGATCACGTTTGGAAGGCGGGCATTACGCCGGAGCGAGAACGCGAGCTGCTCGCCAAGCGCTAA
- a CDS encoding efflux transporter outer membrane subunit has translation MNKFPGSLSARGRLVVAVTLTALLAACTVGPDYERPPVELPGNLGVPSTNATTVPDQWWKVFNDAVLDSLVAEALDANRDLKAAAERIEQARAQFTITRSDQFPQAGVGFDKSRDKASAVGPFPLPSDAIYSDTNRLVLRASWELDFWGKYRRATEAAKAELAATEAGRDAIRNTLVGDVVRGYFALRALDEGAAIAERTLVGRSKGLELQQLRYDSGIVGELELNQVRSDVEGARALIPAIYQRRLRQEGALAVLLGRSPREVFTARVERGITYDAVVEVPAALPSDLLLRRPDLRQAEERLKAANARIGVARAAYFPSISLTGFYGGESQQLSDLFKGPARVWSVGGNLLQPLFAAGQIRGGVDLENARTREAALLYVQAIANAFRETREAIAAQSNTREILEAQRNREKALARSLELARLRYDNGVYSLFELLETERQLLAVRLEAVDAERDRRSAIVDLYLALGG, from the coding sequence ATGAACAAATTTCCTGGGTCCCTGTCTGCACGGGGACGGCTCGTAGTCGCGGTGACGCTCACCGCTCTCCTCGCCGCCTGCACGGTAGGCCCCGACTACGAGCGTCCGCCGGTCGAGCTGCCCGGCAACCTCGGCGTGCCCTCGACCAACGCGACCACGGTGCCGGACCAGTGGTGGAAGGTCTTCAACGACGCGGTGCTGGATTCGCTCGTGGCCGAAGCGCTCGACGCCAACCGGGATCTCAAGGCCGCCGCGGAGCGCATCGAGCAGGCACGGGCGCAGTTCACCATCACGCGCTCGGACCAGTTCCCGCAGGCCGGTGTCGGGTTCGACAAGAGCCGCGACAAGGCCTCGGCCGTGGGCCCGTTCCCGCTGCCGTCGGATGCGATCTACAGCGACACCAACCGCCTCGTGCTCCGCGCGAGCTGGGAGCTGGATTTCTGGGGCAAGTACCGCCGTGCGACGGAAGCCGCGAAGGCGGAGCTCGCGGCCACCGAAGCGGGACGCGATGCGATCCGCAACACCCTCGTCGGCGACGTGGTGCGCGGCTACTTCGCGCTGCGCGCGCTGGATGAAGGCGCGGCGATCGCCGAGCGCACGCTCGTGGGCCGCAGCAAGGGCCTCGAGCTGCAGCAGCTGCGCTACGACTCCGGCATCGTCGGCGAGCTCGAGCTGAACCAGGTCCGCTCGGATGTCGAGGGCGCCCGCGCGCTCATCCCCGCGATCTACCAGCGGCGCCTGCGCCAGGAGGGCGCGCTCGCCGTGCTGCTCGGCCGCAGCCCGCGCGAGGTGTTCACTGCCCGCGTCGAACGCGGCATCACGTACGACGCCGTCGTCGAAGTGCCGGCCGCACTGCCGTCCGACCTGCTGCTGAGGCGGCCGGATCTCCGCCAGGCGGAGGAGCGCCTGAAGGCCGCCAACGCGCGCATCGGCGTGGCCCGCGCGGCGTACTTCCCGTCCATCTCGCTCACCGGCTTCTATGGCGGCGAGAGCCAGCAGCTCTCCGATCTCTTCAAGGGTCCGGCGCGCGTCTGGTCGGTGGGCGGCAACCTGCTGCAGCCGCTCTTCGCCGCGGGGCAGATCCGTGGCGGCGTGGATCTCGAGAATGCCCGCACGCGCGAGGCGGCGCTGCTGTACGTGCAGGCGATCGCCAATGCCTTCCGCGAGACCCGCGAGGCCATCGCCGCGCAGAGCAACACGCGCGAGATCCTCGAGGCGCAGCGCAATCGCGAGAAAGCGCTCGCACGTTCGCTGGAGCTTGCGCGGCTGCGCTACGACAACGGGGTGTACAGCCTCTTCGAGCTGCTCGAGACGGAGCGCCAGTTGCTCGCCGTGCGTCTCGAGGCGGTGGATGCGGAGCGCGATCGACGTAGCGCCATCGTGGATCTCTACCTGGCTCTCGGAGGGTGA